From Pseudothermotoga thermarum DSM 5069, a single genomic window includes:
- a CDS encoding ABC transporter substrate-binding protein — translation MRLKVLLLLVALVASIVFAQVTISVVACSDNADSLKWLAEEFMKRNPDVKVEITVLSWEVLYPRILADIAAKSAAFDVFNWDVMTAGAVSQGCVDLFQFMKENPDLVDPDYDFDDLLPLARDLSIWDGKLVGFPYFNNTMLFYYRKDLFEDPKIKQQFEQMFGRPLRVPTTWAEAVDVARFFTKKYNKNSPTEYGIALMFPTTHTMFYMYLLFFGPYRRSPEGLAKLGPVDIDYGDYFTADRKPAFANEFGLKAFEDIKALLPYAPDPLGSDYGETIEYFAKGIVAMVPQWTNPYLQFASSPVLQPADKKIGIAPMPGRSVAGNWALGINAFTTKEKQRAAFRFIQFATSKWADKEKLIRFAIAPVRKSTLEDPEAQKAIPWVSALPAIYADETFRPRIPEEPKLEDVTNIYFAKILAGELPLTIETLQKLADEWERILGK, via the coding sequence ATGAGGTTGAAAGTGCTTTTGTTGCTGGTTGCCTTGGTAGCTTCTATAGTTTTTGCCCAAGTAACTATCAGCGTCGTTGCTTGCTCAGACAATGCTGATTCACTCAAGTGGCTTGCCGAAGAATTCATGAAGCGAAATCCCGATGTAAAAGTGGAAATCACAGTCCTGTCGTGGGAAGTACTCTATCCAAGAATTTTGGCTGACATTGCCGCAAAATCAGCTGCGTTTGATGTTTTCAACTGGGACGTCATGACAGCTGGGGCAGTTAGTCAAGGGTGTGTGGATTTGTTCCAATTCATGAAAGAAAATCCAGATTTAGTTGACCCAGATTACGACTTTGATGACTTACTTCCACTCGCAAGAGATTTAAGCATATGGGATGGTAAGCTAGTAGGCTTCCCGTATTTTAACAACACAATGCTGTTCTACTACAGAAAAGATTTGTTCGAAGATCCAAAAATTAAACAACAGTTTGAACAAATGTTTGGTAGGCCTTTAAGAGTACCAACAACTTGGGCAGAGGCTGTAGATGTTGCCAGATTCTTCACAAAGAAATACAACAAAAATTCTCCAACAGAGTACGGAATAGCTTTGATGTTCCCAACAACTCACACAATGTTCTACATGTATTTGTTGTTCTTTGGTCCGTACAGAAGAAGCCCAGAAGGTTTGGCAAAACTTGGCCCAGTTGACATCGATTATGGAGATTATTTCACAGCGGATAGAAAACCAGCCTTTGCAAACGAATTTGGTTTGAAAGCTTTTGAAGACATAAAAGCCTTGTTGCCGTATGCACCTGATCCTCTTGGATCAGATTACGGAGAAACGATAGAATACTTTGCCAAAGGAATAGTGGCAATGGTTCCACAGTGGACTAACCCATATTTGCAATTTGCATCTTCACCGGTGTTGCAACCAGCAGACAAAAAGATTGGAATAGCTCCAATGCCTGGCAGATCTGTGGCAGGAAACTGGGCTTTAGGAATCAACGCGTTCACAACAAAAGAGAAACAAAGAGCTGCCTTTAGATTCATACAATTTGCTACTTCAAAATGGGCAGACAAAGAAAAACTCATCAGATTTGCAATAGCTCCCGTTAGAAAGTCAACGCTAGAAGATCCGGAAGCTCAAAAAGCAATACCATGGGTTTCTGCTTTGCCAGCTATATACGCCGATGAGACATTCAGGCCAAGAATACCAGAAGAACCCAAACTTGAAGACGTCACCAACATTTACTTTGCAAAAATCCTTGCTGGAGAACTACCATTGACAATTGAAACGCTACAAAAACTTGCAGATGAATGGGAAAGAATCCTTGGCAAATGA
- a CDS encoding L-ribulose-5-phosphate 4-epimerase, with amino-acid sequence MYEKQKQELYEAHMMLERYNLVAYTSGNISVRIQNHVIIKPSGVPYSSLKPEDFVVVDLDGNIVEGNKKPSVDTATHLYLYKNLDWVYSVIHTHSTFATVWAILEREIPVLCTAHADVFGEKIPITEYAPVGSEAIGKAAMKVMGKSGTVLLRKHGVLIAGTSLEDALKKAIFLEEVAKASYYAILAGNPIAMDPQEVDKLYNQYHTKYGQK; translated from the coding sequence ATGTACGAAAAACAAAAGCAAGAGCTTTACGAAGCTCATATGATGCTTGAAAGATACAACTTGGTTGCTTATACAAGCGGAAATATCAGTGTGAGAATACAAAATCATGTGATAATAAAACCATCGGGAGTGCCTTATTCTTCGTTGAAGCCTGAAGATTTCGTCGTGGTGGATTTGGACGGAAACATTGTCGAAGGGAATAAAAAGCCATCGGTTGATACAGCTACGCACTTGTATCTGTACAAAAATCTCGATTGGGTTTATTCTGTTATCCACACTCATTCAACATTCGCAACTGTTTGGGCAATTTTGGAAAGGGAAATACCTGTGCTTTGCACAGCACACGCAGATGTTTTTGGTGAAAAAATTCCGATCACAGAGTATGCACCCGTTGGTTCTGAAGCCATAGGCAAAGCTGCAATGAAAGTAATGGGAAAATCTGGAACAGTTCTATTGAGAAAGCACGGAGTACTCATTGCAGGCACATCTTTGGAGGATGCTTTAAAAAAGGCAATCTTTCTTGAAGAAGTTGCAAAAGCAAGCTATTATGCAATTTTAGCTGGTAATCCTATTGCAATGGATCCACAGGAGGTTGATAAATTGTACAATCAATATCACACAAAATATGGGCAAAAATGA